In a genomic window of Shouchella clausii:
- a CDS encoding sulfatase family protein has translation MKKNVIYIHTHDSGKVLSPYGYDVPTPSLQKFAEDATIFRQAYCVGPTCSPSRAGLLTGMYPHSNGMYGLSQRGFKLHDYNQHLVNFLKKEDYFTVLCGIQHEAGSYIDHDKGAKIIGYDQDITSDNTGLSEQELVKWDYENARQVRQWLQQSDKKKPFFLSYGMFATHRKFPEEAHEDDRSYDSKYVMPPYPVPDNKEIREDYTGYLNSATWVNASFGLVIETLKEEGLYDNSIIIFTTDHGLAFPFSKCTLYDSGIGVSLIMRVPESSMIGEEVEGLVSQVDVFPTLCDLLEIEQPSYLQGVSFAEMFHMKNHEVREEVFAEINYHTAYEPARSIRTKRYKYIKFYDDDYLKVNRTNIDNSPTKTLMHENGLEEVVKPKEGLYDLLFDPGERNNLAGDKRYEKVLNDMRKKLHDYQTKTEDPILTGHFKVREGWKVNKSETYNPSSKDPHDYLKVGE, from the coding sequence ATGAAGAAGAATGTTATTTATATACACACACATGATAGCGGAAAGGTTTTAAGCCCGTATGGATATGACGTACCTACGCCATCGCTGCAGAAATTTGCTGAAGACGCAACCATTTTTAGGCAGGCGTATTGCGTAGGGCCTACATGTTCACCGAGCAGAGCTGGATTATTGACAGGCATGTACCCTCATAGTAATGGGATGTATGGATTATCCCAGAGAGGATTTAAGCTTCATGATTATAATCAGCACTTAGTGAACTTTTTAAAAAAAGAAGATTATTTTACCGTGTTATGTGGCATTCAGCATGAGGCTGGCAGTTATATCGATCACGATAAAGGTGCGAAAATAATTGGCTATGATCAAGATATCACTTCTGATAATACAGGGTTGTCGGAACAAGAGCTTGTAAAATGGGATTATGAAAACGCTCGTCAAGTTCGACAATGGCTGCAGCAATCTGACAAGAAAAAACCATTCTTTTTATCCTATGGGATGTTTGCTACTCATCGGAAATTTCCTGAAGAGGCACATGAAGACGACCGTTCGTATGATTCGAAATATGTGATGCCACCATATCCAGTGCCAGACAATAAGGAAATAAGAGAGGACTATACAGGCTACCTTAACTCTGCGACTTGGGTGAATGCTTCTTTTGGTTTAGTCATTGAGACATTAAAAGAAGAAGGCCTATATGATAATTCGATCATTATATTTACGACAGACCATGGCCTTGCTTTTCCATTTAGTAAATGTACTTTATATGATTCAGGCATTGGCGTTTCATTGATTATGCGTGTTCCTGAAAGTTCGATGATTGGTGAGGAAGTGGAAGGGTTGGTTTCACAAGTAGACGTTTTCCCTACTTTATGCGACTTATTGGAGATCGAACAGCCTTCTTACTTACAAGGCGTTTCTTTTGCAGAGATGTTCCATATGAAAAATCATGAAGTAAGAGAAGAAGTATTTGCTGAAATCAACTATCACACCGCTTATGAACCTGCCAGAAGCATCCGTACAAAAAGGTATAAGTATATAAAATTTTATGATGATGACTATTTGAAAGTAAACCGCACGAACATTGATAATTCCCCGACTAAAACGCTCATGCATGAAAATGGGCTGGAAGAAGTTGTGAAACCAAAAGAAGGGCTTTATGATTTGCTTTTCGATCCAGGTGAAAGAAATAACCTAGCTGGTGATAAACGTTATGAGAAAGTGCTAAATGACATGCGCAAAAAGCTC